One Primulina huaijiensis isolate GDHJ02 chromosome 5, ASM1229523v2, whole genome shotgun sequence DNA segment encodes these proteins:
- the LOC140976590 gene encoding uncharacterized protein encodes MSDGTQDDRSPGTAVNPGDERESTDNSAATNCSNSSVADSLNLLISSVITGFDRTADATSRSQDKLCSALDRLTGELDNLLEDAPSTFIMQHSARISGVRKRVRSLNSVLKSIQQRIDNMDRMISAGLMRDKLVSQSSGQH; translated from the exons ATGTCGGACGGAACCCAGGATGATCGTTCGCCCGGGACCGCCGTCAACCCTGGCGATGAACGCGAATCTACTGACAATTCAGCTGCGACAAATTGCTCAAATTCCTCGGTAGCGGACAGTTTGAACCTGTTGATTTCATCTGTAATCACAGGCTTCGATCGCACGGCCGACGCCACCTCTAGAAGCCAAGACAAACTCTGCTCTGCTCTCGATCGCCTCACCGGAG AGCTTGATAATTTACTGGAAGATGCACCGTCGACCTTCATTATGCAACATTCAGCAAGGATTTCTGGTGTTCGGAAAAGGGTCAGATCATTAAATTCAGTTTTAAAGTCTATACAACAGCGGATTGACAATATGGATCGAATGATATCAGCTGGATTGATGCGTG ATAAGTTGGTATCACAAAGCAGTGGACAACATTAA